From Cryptococcus decagattii chromosome 13, complete sequence, the proteins below share one genomic window:
- a CDS encoding acetate kinase — translation MPDKTEYLLAINCGSSSIKGKLFAIPSLELLANLAVTNINSSDERIKIKTTWEEGKGKDSEEESDYGDKIRYASLVPTLLDHLTNSTHVKKEEIKYVCHRVVHGGTHDKGIRVVKGHEEGLAEMDKLSEFAPLHNHRAVLAVKSCLDALPYHTSLLLFDTIFHQTIAPEVYTYALPPADTELSMPLRKYGFHGLSYASIVQSLAEHLNKPSNQVNVVVAHLGSGSSSCCIKNGKSIDTSMGLTPLEGLLGGTRSGTIDPTAIFHHTKDAASDANVGDFTVSKAEIILNKNSGLKALAGTTNFGHIIQNLDSSKCSKEDHEKAKLTYAVYLDRLLNFVAQYLFKLLSEIPIESIDGLVFSGGIGEKGAELRQDVLKKLAWLGAEVDEQANNSNNGGTVKSITKEGSKLKGWVVETDEEGWMAKMAKVEFGF, via the exons ATGCCCGATAAGACTGAATATCTTCTTGCCATCAATTGTGGTTCTTCGTCAATCAAGGGAAAGCTCTTCGCAATCCCGAGTCTTGAGCTCCTTGCCAATCTCGCAGTGACCAATATCAACTCCAGTGATGAACGGATCAAGATCAAAACCACTTGGGAAGAGGGCAAGGGTAAAGAttcagaggaagaatcAGATTACGGTGACAAGATCAGAT ATGCCTCATTGGTCCCCACCTTGTTGGATCACCTCACAAACTCGACGCATgtaaagaaggaggaaattAAATATGTGTGCCATAGAGT TGTTCACGGCGGTACGCATGATAAAGGCATTCGAGTCGTCAAAGGGCACGAAGAAGGCCTTGCCGAGATGGATAAGTTGTCTGAGTTTGCCCCTTTGCAT AATCATCGAGCTGTTTTGGCTGTCAAGTCATGTTTAGATGCCCTGCCTTACCATACCTCTTTACTCCTCTTCGATACCATTTTCCAC CAAACTATTGCGCCAGAAGTTTACACTTacgctcttcctcccgCTGACACCGAGTTGTCTATGCCATTGCGCAAG TATGGATTCCATGGTCTCTCCTATGCTTCAATTGTCCAATCTCTCGCAGAGCACCTCAACAAGCCATCTAATCAAGTGAATGTGGTTGTAGCTCATTTGGGTAGcggatcttcttcatgctGCATTAAAAATGGTAAATCCATCGATACGA GTATGGGACTTACTCCGCTCGAGGGATTACTAGGTGGTACCAGGTCTGGCACCATTGATCCTACGGCTATCTTCCATCATACCAAAGATGCGGCTTCTGATGCCAACGTTGGTGACTTTACTGTCTCTAAAGCCGAAATCATCTTAAACAA AAACTCGGGTTTGAAAGCCTTGGCCGGTACTACCAATTTTGGTCACATCATTCAAAACCTCGATTCTTCTAAATGCTCCAAAGAAGATCATGAGAAGGCTAAACTCACTTATGCCGTGTACTTGGACCGTCTGCTCAACTTTGTCGCTCAGTACCTTTTCAAGCTCCTCTCTGAAATCCCTATCGAATCCATCGATGGCTTGGTGTTCTCGGGAGGTATTGGAGAGAAGGGTGCAGAGCTCAGACAGGATGTACTCAAAAAGCTAGCATGGTTAGGCGCCGAGGTGGATGAGCAGGCAAACAACTCAAATAATGGCGGTACTGTTAAATCCATTACCAAGGAGGGTAGCAAGCTCAAAGGATGGGTGGTGGAGACTGATGAGGAGGGCTGGATGGCGAAGATGGCGAAGGTAGAATTTGGATTTTAG